From Salvia splendens isolate huo1 chromosome 3, SspV2, whole genome shotgun sequence, a single genomic window includes:
- the LOC121796802 gene encoding uncharacterized protein LOC121796802 gives MTPYRLVFGEMCHLPVGVEHQAYWAVEEMNMNTEARVAERRMQLQELEELRLDTYDSAMWFKEKTKMWHDKNLCKKELKVGQRVLLFQSRLKLMPGKLRSRWIGPYTIIAIRTNGAIELQESDPDSPSFMVNGHRVKPYREGMKAFMVDDIPLLMPNSRQ, from the coding sequence ATGACCCCATACCGGCTGGTATTTGGGGagatgtgccatctgccggTGGGAGTGGAGCATCAAGCTTACTGGGCAGTCGaggaaatgaatatgaataccGAGGCTAGAGTTGCAGAGAGGAGAATGCAGCTACAAGAGCTTGAAGAGCTCCGTCTGGATACGTATGACTCTGCCATGTGGTTCAAGGAAAAGACTAAGATGTGGCACGATAAGAACCTTTGCAAGAAGGAACTTAAGGTGGGCCAGAGGGTACTACTGTTCCAATCCAGACTGAAATTGATGCCAGGGAAGCTTAGGTCAAGGTGGATAGGGCCTTATACCATTATCGCCATCCGAACGAATGGAGCAATCGAACTTCAGGAGAGCGATCCAGATTcgccttccttcatggtgaaTGGTCACAGGGTGAAGCCGTACAGAGAAGGAATGAAGGCATTTAtggtggacgacattccactactcatgcctaaCTCTCGACAGTAA